A single Drosophila ananassae strain 14024-0371.13 chromosome 3L, ASM1763931v2, whole genome shotgun sequence DNA region contains:
- the LOC6494656 gene encoding protein kintoun, with protein MSAGSRNKHSKFRNDDQLDISKEEFSRIKEALGNEEFRKLFFDYVDEIQDPANRKIYEEEITQLEKERGVEVRFIHPQPGFVVKTSLDGELKCFINIASSPEIEAPHNEVATNPENGNRGLSWYIPMAQTSSRDDADAKNNHCKVFDVVFHPDALHLAKRNSQFRKCLVDTALDAVEREYQVSLDRANLKFPKLDYKGIARPTVIRKLAENPTAEQLEPHPLQNIYPTAPPTSNPEPRVHPMKTKAAPVPEFTIPRYSIKHSHDVDLSEYTDELDAKLHVTVPRNLVVEIELPLLRSTAECQLDVTSKSVYLLSEKPGAKYRLKMDLPFTVDDKAGSARFDTDLRRLSITLPVVRSSVPQQRDMHDTLRHFSREDSGVELHSNSESPVEEEEADADLSDSKADTSETVTPTATPVHSAPTPFLKKSVHYQLPAKFDCNVLDNVMAFVLHVANVQPDSIEQLREQRSLHIQFATIGSGYYPTHYAFYVELPADEEGGSAIENVEAEAWDNNVVLKLCLSSQSKSPIRYMAGLDATDLNEYPVHGQYTVKPKRRDAQNKESAPLDVKFDHNKESLEVTIRPVPSATEEDEVEEQHEESHEEHQQHAQNKKPSKKQRKRNKKERSLSESACEDIVQEQHAENPAPPAKNFLKLPQRKQRSYSECNDSSVGSGASQRGILKRFSRYGPRPSMSDSCSSIDDYSSSYSCSVDASGASLFSQSFGGIPEEDRSDAGLSESCKKTVRFNDHITKQVFRLDSSILGQRKKNQKRRDLKLRAQQRRLSEGDSVDYEESRGDALKPQGKASNKGNKLHDSGLDLTGTAAGHGSHSDADAKNAMMFEMDEDDVM; from the exons ATGTCCGCCGGTTCGCGTAATAAACACTCAAAGTTCCGTAACGATGACCAACTCGACATAAGCAAGGAGGAGTTCAGCCGGATCAAGGAGGCCCTTGGCAACGAGGAGTTCCGCAAGCTCTTCTTCGACTACGTGGATGAGATCCAGGACCCAGCCAACCGAAAGATCTACGAGGAGGAGATCACCCAACTGGAAAAGGAGCGTGGCGTCGAGGTGCGCTTTATTCATCCTCAGCCTGGATTCGTGGTGAAGACTTCACTGGATGGCGAGCTGAAATGCTTCATCAACATCGCCAGCTCCCCGGAGATCGAGGCGCCGCACAACGAGGTGGCCACCAATCCTGAGAATGGAAACCGCGGCCTCAGCTGGTATATTCCCATGGCCCAAACATCCTCGAGGGACGATGCCGATGCCAAGAACAACCACTGCAAGGTGTTCGACGTGGTCTTCCACCCGGATGCCCTGCACCTGGCAAAGCGGAACAGTCAGTTCCGCAAGTGCCTCGTCGACACGGCGCTGGACGCAGTCGAACGCGAGTACCAGGTTAGCCTAGATCGCGCCAATCTCAAGTTCCCCAAGCTGGACTACAAGGGCATCGCCCGTCCCACTGTGATACGCAAGCTTGCCGAGAATCCCACGGCAGAGCAGTTGGAGCCGCACCCCCTGCAAAACATTTATCCCACAGCGCCGCCCACCTCTAATCCGGAACCTCGAGTCCATCCCATGAAGACGAAAGCAGCCCCAGTGCCAGAATTCACGATCCCCAGGTATTCGATCAAACACAGTCACGATGTGGATCTTTCCGAGTACACGGACGAACTGGACGCCAAGCTGCACGTGACGGTGCCACGGAACCTGGTCGTTGAAATCGAGCTGCCACTGCTCCGCTCCACGGCCGAGTGCCAGCTGGACGTCACCTCCAAGTCCGTGTATTTGCTGAGCGAGAAGCCGGGTGCTAAGTATCGTTTGAAGATGGACCTGCCCTTCACCGTAGACGACAAGGCCGGTAGCGCCCGATTCGATACCGATCTTCGCCGGCTAAGCATTACACTGCCAGTGGTCAGATCGAGTGTTCCGCAGCAGCGCGATATGCACGACACCCTGCGTCACTTTAGCCGCGAGGACAGCGGCGTGGAACTGCATTCCAACAGCGAGTCGCCCGTCGAGGAAGAGGAGGCCGACGCCGACCTCAGCGACTCCAAAGCTGATACTTCCGAAACTG TAACGCCAACTGCCACGCCAGTGCATTCTGCCCCCACTCCGTTCCTTAAGAAGTCCGTGCACTATCAGTTGCCCGCAAAGTTCGACTGCAACGTCCTGGACAACGTGATGGCCTTCGTACTGCATGTGGCCAACGTCCAGCCCGATTCCATCGAACAGTTGCGAGAACAACGAAGCCTCCACATACAGTTCGCAACCATCGGCAGTGGATACTACCCCACCCACTATGCCTTCTACGTAGAGCTGCCTGCCGACGAGGAGGGCGGTTCGGCCATTGAGAACGTAGAGGCTGAGGCCTGGGACAACAACGTGGTGCTGAAACTGTGTCTCAGCTCCCAGAGCAAGAGCCCGATCCGCTATATGGCCGGCCTGGATGCCACGGATCTCAACGAGTACCCGGTGCATGGCCAGTACACGGTGAAACCCAAGCGAAGGGATGCCCAGAATAAAGAGAGTGCTCCGTTGGATGTCAAGTTTGATCACAACAAGGAATCGTTGGAGGTTACTATTCGGCCAGTGCCCAGTGCCACGGAGGAGGACGAAGTGGAGGAACAGCATGAGGAGAGTCACGAGGAGCATCAGCAGCATGCACAGAACAAAAAGCCAAGCAAGAAGCAGCGCAAGCGAAACAAGAAGGAGCGCTCCCTCTCCGAGTCCGCTTGCGAGGATATCGTACAGGAGCAGCATGCGGAGAACCCTGCCCCGCCGGCTAAAAACTTCCTGAAGCTGCCACAGCGCAAGCAGCGCAGCTACTCGGAATGCAATGACAGCAGCGTAGGAAGCGGTGCTTCCCAGCGCGGCATCTTAAAGCGCTTCAGTCGCTACGGCCCCAGGCCCTCGATGTCGGACAGCTGCTCCTCCATCGATGACTATTCGTCGTCGTACTCTTGCTCCGTGGATGCCTCCGGTGCCTCGCTGTTCTCCCAATCGTTCGGTGGCATTCCCGAGGAAGATCGATCCGATGCTGGACTGTCAGAAAGCTGCAAGAAGACTGTTAGGTTTAATGATCACATAACGAAGCAAGTGTTCCG ACTCGACTCGAGCATCCTGGGGCAACGCAAAAAGAACCAGAAGCGGCGCGATCTCAAGCTGCGGGCCCAGCAGCGTCGTCTCAGCGAAGGCGATTCCGTAGATTACGAGGAGAGCCGCGGCGATGCCCTCAAG CCACAAGGAAAAGCATCCAACAAGGGCAACAAGCTCCACGACAGCGGCCTGGATCTGACCGGAACAGCCGCTGGCCATGGTAGCCACAGCGACGCGGATGCCAAGAATGCCATGATGTTTGAAATGGATGAAGACGATGTTATGTAA
- the LOC6494655 gene encoding uncharacterized protein LOC6494655, with amino-acid sequence MGLDTTLDTVENARFTYIYSPIINRMMKDPKTIFKDYELTCIIMVFHKFVLVNGPRAKFMTKLQLTNLMGTIFELDDMEIVSVIVDRICHHESSPYPDFLPDKHCNLESFLYLFKVYFTRDLQLKMEFAFSVYDRGDRGQLNSEEVGNFVSKYFDNLDEDEAQELRLDMKVLIMQKFDLDKDTFIQAEEYFEVVKRQPKLLEFLGQIYPSTPKMDVVAVCANIMSWFDDSPNPRIMSKTGSNDALSVKTNPVQ; translated from the exons ATGGGTTTGGACACTACTTTGGATACCGTGGAAAATGCCCGTTTCACATACATTTATTCTCCCATCATTAATCGGATGATGAAGGATCCAAAAACGATCTTCAAGGACTATGAGCTAACATGCATCATTATGGTTTTTCACAAATTCGTCCTTGTTAATGGACCACGTGCCAAATTCATGACTAAACTACAACTAACTAATTTAATGGGAACCATTTTTGAGCTAGATGACATGGAGATTGTCTCAGTTATTGTAGATCGGATCTGTCATCATGAGAGCTCTCCATATCCCGATTTTCTACCCGATAAACATTGTAATTTGGAATCATTTTTGTACCTTTTCAAGGTATACTTCACAAGAGATCTCCAGTTAAAGATGGAGTTTGCTTTTTCG GTGTATGATCGCGGAGATAGGGGCCAGCTGAATAGCGAAGAAGTTGGAAATTTTGTTTCCAAATATTTTGACAACCTCGACGAAGATGAGGCCCAGGAGCTCCGATtg GACATGAAGGTCTTAATAATGCAAAAATTTGATCTGGATAAGGATACTTTTATTCAGGCCGAGGAGTACTTTGAAGTGGTGAAACGGCAGCCTAAGTTACTGGAATTTCTTGGTCAAATATATCCATCTACTCCAAAGATGGATGTCGTAGCGGTATGTGCCAACATCATGTCCTGGTTCGATGACTCCCCGAATCCAAGAATCATGTCGAAAACTGGATCAAATGATGCATTGTCAGTCAAAACCAATCCAGTCCAGTga
- the LOC6494654 gene encoding ABC transporter F family member 4 has product MKLEELLTKGSSSPQEDDDDDEKVEPKPQKTSSEGEGAENAEDANEDAGEKDGGAGGKKKGTRKKRSLNWEEAERGLLLEVIKSKVAFVENRSVDAKSIKAKRLAWSQITKQFNALNFRHRLLEQIQVQWRSMKNSAKREHQQKHPKSDALEGMRMIEFMEEMQKDPVSSRSQTRANTNGAIKKELLDMDEDEDMPLAALPNSTNASEDTLQTSTIAIPSPPPSTAGGDGDSQQEGAPAAQQPAQRRKRAKAKLSPLGLKTEASTETGEENEKASPPQRKRRQRNLSQAQSVLSDENEASNSVAPANTFSLAATTAVEASSQSVELVSTAELEQKYRQELFKLLKQARLAEIDYARREHEQKLRFEQMEQDIKLAYYRQEQDLKLRHMREEHDIRLRQQRREHEARLGVYALKGSGLNGSGNGSIQEQGSPSKCNAKADYNNVHEIGQTPLGTPPSTNAEGALAACN; this is encoded by the exons atgaagcTTGAAGAGCTCCTTACGAAAGGATCGTCCTCGCCGCAGGAGgacgatgacgacgacgagAAGGTGGAGCCGAAGCCCCAAAAGACTAGCAGCGAAGGGGAGGGGGCGGAGAACGCCGAGGATGCTAACGAGGATGCTGGTGAAAAGGACGGTGGCGCGGGAGGCAAAAAGAAAGGCACTCGAAAAAAACGCTCCCTTAATTGGGAGGAGGCTGAGCGTGGTCTCCTGCTGGAGGTCATCAAGTCGAAGGTAGCCTTCGTGGAGAACCGCAGTGTGGACGCCAAGAGCATAAAAGCAAAGCGCCTGGCCTGGTCCCAGATCACAAAGCA GTTTAATGCCCTGAACTTTCGACACAGACTCCTTGAGCAGATTCAAGTGCAGTGGCGCAGCATGAAGAACTCCGCGAAGCGAGAACATCAACAGAAGCACCCAAAATCGGATGCGCTGGAGGGCATGCGCATGATCGagttcatggaggagatgcagAAGGATCCGGTCAGCTCGCGCAGCCAGACTCGGGCCAACACAAATGGTGCGATTAAAAAAGAGCTTCTCGATATGGACGAAGACGAGGATATGCCCTTGGCCGCATTACCCAACTCCACAAATGCCAGCGAGGACACGTTACAGACCTCCACCATTGCCATACCGTCGCCCCCACCCTCGACTGCTGGCGGCGACGGAGACTCTCAGCAGGAAGGCGCTCCAGCCGCCCAACAGCCCGCCCAGCGTCGAAAACGGGCCAAGGCCAAGCTGTCACCGTTGGGTTTAAAAACCGAAGCCTCCACCGAAACGGGTGAAGAGAACGAGAAGGCCTCACCTCCACAGCGAAAGCGACGGCAAAGAAAT CTTTCCCAGGCCCAGTCCGTGCTCTCAGACGAAAACGAAGCTTCTAATAGCGTTGCCCCAGCCAACACGTTCTCCCTAGCCGCCACAACAGCGGTGGAGGCCAGCAGTCAGTCCGTGGAGCTCGTCAGCACCGCAGAGCTCGAGCAAAAGTACAGACAGGAACTGTTTAAGCTACTGAAGCAAGCTCGCTTGGCCGAGATCGACTATGCCCGGAGGGAGCATGAGCAGAAACTGCGTTTTGAACAGATGGAGCAGGATATCAAACTGGCCTACTACCGGCAAGAGCAGGACCTGAAACTGCGACACATGCGGGAGGAGCACGACATCCGGCTGCGGCAGCAGCGACGGGAGCACGAAGCCCGTCTGGGTGTCTATGCCTTGAAGGGAAGTGGACTGAATGGAAGCGGCAACGGAAGCATACAGGAGCAGGGCTCCCCATCGAAGTGCAATGCCAAAGCGGACTACAACAATGTGCATGAGATCGGACAGACGCCGTTGGGGACCCCACCATCGACTAATGCAGAAGGGGCGCTGGCCGCCTGCAATTAG
- the LOC6494652 gene encoding uncharacterized protein LOC6494652: MIPTSITNSPPPAGLGQNGAAATATGGAAAGLSTGGLQSAGAQNNFNATVLGLASLILEGRPISDDEYQQQHVVVASGGSGGGSGANSLVGRLSPRPSTSRAAINITTNPYGSMGGSESRAGNGNGSGSVGGGGGGAASSSSLTHQRWTQKLCQLRQISPAAQAMSAEPELVALAINDLNKDHGDYEIVRRVMLNRAGGMGGGGGLSGSSGTGGTNNSSAASSPGSNSSDNILLSLQSLATTCLRGGPALPPPAPVETRPLNLSFVWSGSGGSPSGPVVGVGGGAAGAVATTTSTTTSATASNGATGSASRPKHGPHCDQFLRKMGLAKGETPSEIEEHICDMSYVNMTCNRWRAYCMKMEAILARREPVCIEVYLGPVSHKLLLEQWIISGKEKVPPPTMTLPSLCSAIRSQLYFSQIVAWCDLLRKCDPSVYDSGRVIFSNCANNAGDLATSYTSSGGGPRRPRLNIFYRIKQHTTTGGQFQDDGFSAKANVHNFPNVNVSENYSISVCVRSLPRINGGLPHVEPLVPSPATRLKLLAADPASTPTGGGGLHAATPTGLGARICAATPTTSASGSHCDNGKTGVGLDDLDGDSSLSHRERQLQKYRKRMQRRDKKRERKLSPDRPHHAEEPMEEGEESQSLTQSEPQSLALTLQQPRRIAMISTGTQTSLSSCQQCGSEKTLLCLSCTGGVGCGADNGAATKGSKERASSAKLEELDDGDTTASEMEETSSCSLSSGDLIVGTPRNKAELLLQAIQRTPKNRSRKPQHPEVACRNSDLSGGQNNNQAKVTSASSGCQVCKRQKTQHNFSNGSNGSRGKEQSPTNENHNSNGYGSMEQEAEQATDARNASTKLTPNIERCSLNPSERCKTPPSGIDDHIVVQFKTPLSHVAAKPQPDAMVPLQQQSLGRSSPKPNQLRLNCGNGLADNETPPQSISPLMRKALPKVNLTTIFCSSAPIAIGGPAFSFDPASLSHAHSQLLAPDVGATPPVQKSFSAPTLPNSASLSVSPRFAKQALAAHKRRSRHLSDRSDRSSLGSDEQLSDEDLESGMCSPAGGSPCKSRARLAAHFGGRPLLGNLEESLLQRRLMPKIEVMGFKLQLGASGGFCPTQLTIPAVSYFYELHGETLSTPYLCEIRLPRKGYSVPRTGTVQATLLNPMGTVVRMFVIPYDMRDMPPLHHTFIRQRILAEEVGQEQDSGPRVPRSPTANSTTSKLGHFITSEQMKRLRYSIHLRFQTSRSGRLSLHTDIRLLISRRTDCDTAAAHAKGVLEAPNELVTDTLMPGEPRYSARQESASRI; encoded by the exons ATGATACCCACCAGCATCACCAACTCGCCGCCACCAGCGGGCTTGGGTCAGAATGGAGCGGCTGCCACAGCGACTGGGGGTGCGGCGGCGGGTCTGAGTACGGGTGGCCTCCAGTCAGCCGGGGCTCAGAACAATTTCAACGCCACAGTGCTGGGCCTGGCCTCGCTCATCCTCGAGGGCCGACCCATTTCCGATGACGAGTATCAGCAGCAGCACGTGGTGGTGGCATCTGGAGGTTCTGGAGGAGGTTCCGGCGCCAATAGCCTCGTTGGCCGCCTCTCGCCACGTCCCTCCACTTCGCGAGCCGCCATTAACATAACGACGAATCCCTATGGTTCCATGGGAGGATCAGAGAGCCGagccggaaacggaaatggaagTGGTTCAGTcggaggaggcggaggaggagcagccagcagcagctCGTTGACCCACCAACGCTGGACACAGAAACTGTGCCAGTTGCGAcaaatctcaccggctgcccAGGCGATGAGTGCCGAGCCCGAGCTGGTGGCCCTGGCCATCAATGATCTCAACAAGGATCATGGCGACTATGAGATCGTGCGGCGAGTGATGCTCAACCGAGCGGGGGGAATgggaggtggtggtggcttGAGTGGCAGTAGTGGAACTGGAGGCACCAACAATTCCAGTGCCGCCAGCTCCCCAGGCTCCAATTCGTCGGATAACATTCTCCTTTCCCTACAATCGCTGGCCACGACGTGTTTGAGAGGCGGACCCGCCCTGCCACCACCAGCCCCGGTTGAAACGCGCCCCCTTAACCTGTCCTTTGTCTGGTCGGGATCGGGGGGATCACCGAGTGGACCCGTAGTCGGAGTGGGGGGAGGAGCAGCGGGAGCTGTAGCAACCACAACCAGCACCACAACATCGGCCACTGCCAGCAACGGAGCCACTGGCTCCGCATCGAGGCCCAAACACGGGCCGCATTGTGATCAGTTCCTCAGGAAGATGGGTCTGGCCAAGGGCGAGACTCCGTCGGAGATTGAGGAGCACATCTGTGATATGTCCTACGTTAATATGACC tgcaATCGTTGGCGCGCCTACTGTATGAAAATGGAGGCAATCCTGGCCAGGCGTGAGCCCGTTTGCATCGAGGTGTACCTGGGTCCAGTCAGCCACAAACTGCTATTGGAGCAGTGGATCATCAGCGGCAAGGAAAA AGTTCCTCCGCCCACGATGACCCTACCCTCACTTTGCAGTGCCATCCGAAGTCAGTTGTACTTCTCCCAGATAGTGGCCTGGTGCGATCTGCTCCGCAAGTGTGATCCCTCGGTGTACGATAGCGGTCGGGTGATCTTCTCCAACTGCGCCAACAATGCCGGCGATCTGGCCACCAGCTACACATCCAGTGGCGGTGGGCCGAGGAGACCTCGTCTCAACATCTTCTACAGGATCAAGCAGCACACGACCACCGGTGGCCAGTTCCAGGACGATGGCTTCAGCGCCAAGGCCAATGTGCACAACTTTCCCAACGTGAATGTCTCGGAGAACTACAGTATCTCGGTGTGCGTGAGGAGCTTGCCGCGGATAAACGGTGGCCTGCCTCATGTAGAGCCACTGGTGCCGAGTCCAGCCACCAGACTCAAGCTCCTTGCCGCAGATCCGGCCAGCACACCGACTGGCGGCGGGGGGCTACACGCGGCTACGCCCACTGGCCTGGGAGCGAGGATTTGTGCTGCCACCCCCACGACGTCGGCCAGCGGATCCCATTGTGATAACGGAAAAACGGGAGTAGGCCTGGACGATCTCGATGGGGATTCCAGCCTGAGCCACCGCGAGAGACAGCTACAGAAGTACCGGAAGCGAATGCAGCGCAGGGATAAGAAACGGGAAAGGAAGTTATCCCCTGATAGGCCACACCACGCCGAGGAGCCCATGGAGGAGGGCGAGGAGTCGCAGTCGTTGACACAGTCGGAGCCGCAATCCCTGGCCCTGACACTGCAACAGCCGCGACGCATCGCCATGATCTCCACGGGCACCCAGACGTCCCTTAGCAGCTGCCAGCAGTGCGGGAGCGAGAAGACCCTGCTCTGCCTCAGCTGCACAGGGGGCGTGGGATGTGGTGCTGACAATGGTGCGGCCACCAAGGGGTCCAAGGAGAGGGCGTCGTCCGCCAAGCTAGAGGAGCTGGATGACGGCGACACGACGGCCTCCGAAATGGAGGAAACATCCAGCTGCAGTCTCAGCAGCGGTGATCTCATCGTGGGTACGCCGCGAAACAAGGCCGAGCTGCTGCTTCAGGCCATCCAGCGCACGCCAAAGAATCGTAGCCGGAAGCCCCAGCATCCGGAAGTGGCCTGCCGCAATTCAGATCTCAGTGGGGGGCAGAACAACAATCAGGCCAAGGTCACGTCCGCCAGTAGCGGCTGTCAGGTGTGCAAGCGCCAGAAGACGCAACACAACTTTTCGAATGGAAGCAACGGCAGCAGAGGGAAGGAGCAGTCACCCACCAACGAGAACCACAACAGTAATGGCTACGGTAGCATGGAGCAGGAGGCGGAACAGGCAACTGATGCGCGG AACGCCTCCACGAAGCTGACGCCCAACATAGAGCGTTGCTCACTGAATCCCTCCGAGCGATGCAAGACACCACCATCGGGAATCGATGACCACATAGTGGTGCAGTTCAAAACGCCGCTGAGCCATGTGGCGGCCAAGCCCCAACCCGATGCAATGGTGCCCCTGCAGCAACAATCTCTGGGCCGGTCCTCGCCCAAGCCCAACCAGCTGCGGCTGAACTGTGGCAATGGCTTGGCTGACAACGAGACGCCGCCACAGAGTATATCGCCGCTGATGCGGAAGGCCCTGCCCAAGGTCAACCTCACTACCATCTTCTGCAGCTCGGCCCCCATTGCCATCGGGGGTCCTGCCTTCAGTTTCGATCCAGCCTCCCTGAGTCATGCCCACTCGCAGCTATTGGCGCCGGACGTGGGCGCCACACCGCCAGTGCAGAAATCTTTCTCTGCTCCCACTTTGCCGAACTCGGCATCGCTCTCGGTGTCGCCCAGATTCGCCAAACAGGCGCTGGCTGCCCACAAGCGGCGATCCCGTCACCTGAGCGATCGCAGCGACCGCAGCTCTCTGGGCTCCGATGAGCAACTATCTGACGAGGATCTCGAGTCGGGTATGTGCAGTCCGGCGGGTGGGTCGCCGTGTAAGAGTCGCGCTCGCTTGGCGGCCCATTTTGGAGGGCGTCCGCTTCTGGGAAATCTCGAGGAATCCCTGCTTCAGCGCCGTCTCATGCCCAAAATCGAGGTGATGGGCTTTAAACTACAGCTGGGCGCCTCTGGAGGATTCTGTCCCACTCAGCTGACTATCCCAGCGGTTTCCTACTTCTACGAGCTGCACGGCGAGACTCTGAGCACCCCCTACCTG TGCGAGATTCGTCTGCCACGGAAGGGATACTCGGTTCCGAGGACTGGAACGGTACAGGCCACACTACTGAATCCGATGGGCACGGTGGTGCGGATGTTTGTGATACCTTACGATATGCGGGACATGCCGCCGCTGCATCATACCTTCATCCGGCAGCGCATACTGGCCGAAGAGGTTGGTCAGGAGCAGGATTCTGGTCCGAGAGTGCCGCGAAGCCCCACAGCCAACAGCACTACCAGCAAACTGGGTCACTTTATCACTTCCGAGCAAATGAAGCGACTGCGTTACTCCATTCACCTGAG GTTCCAGACATCGCGCTCTGGACGGCTGTCTTTGCACACAGACATCCGCCTGCTGATCTCACGGCGCACCGACTGCGACACGGCTGCCGCCCATGCCAAGGGTGTGTTGGAGGCGCCCAATGAACTGGTCACGGACACCCTGATGCCTGGCGAGCCTCGCTACAGTGCCCGGCAAGAGAGCGCCAGCAGAATTTAG